From the genome of Pedosphaera parvula Ellin514:
CGGGCCGCTGAACGAACAACAGCTCACCTGCAACTGGCAGTATGACGTGCGCGGATTGGTGACCAACCTTACGCAATCCTTCGCGAGCACCAATGGCGGGCCCACGACCGTCATCACCCGCGCCTATAACGCCTATGCCCAGCTCACGAGCGAAAGCACAACCTTGAACGGGGCTGCCTTGAACTCCGTTTCCCAGGGCTGGGATTCGGCAGGCCGCCGGGCACAAAGTGCGGGCATGAGCTTCCAATACCGTGCCGATGGCCTGTTAACGGGTGTGAATGGAGCCACCTTTGGCTACGGGGACAATGGCTTGATGACGGGCCGCACGAACAACGCCCGTTCCATGACGATGGACCAGCGCGACGGCACAGGGCGGCCCTTGCAGGCAACCACCCGCGTCAACCTCTCCCCGGTGCTGACGGAAAACTGGACCTGGACGGGCGATGGAATGCCCGGTTCCTACACGGCGGCGCGGAGCGACTACACCGATGCGCGGAGTTTCACTTACGGCACAGCCAACCGGCGGTTGACACAGGAAACATTGGCTCTGGGCAGCAGCCAGACCGTCACTAATAACTACACGTTTGACAATGGTCAGGCTGGTGGCCTCGGTGTGCTGACGGGACAAGCTGCCGGTGCCGCTTCGTGGAACGGCGGTCTGGATGCCTTTGCCCGGGTGGCAACAGAAACCAATACGGTTCTCCACCGCACGGCCAGTGGCAGTGTCAATGGGCCCGCCACCTTGCGGGGCTATTTGAACGGGCAGAGTCTGGACCTGGCCTATGATGTCCATGGCCCGAGCGCGTGGAGTGCCGATCTGGCCCTGCCCCCTGGCACCAATGCGCTCACGGTCTATGCGGACCATCCCAGTGGTTTATTCACCACCAACACCGCCAGCACCTTCACCGTTCCTGCCGGCGCCTTTGATCAGGAAGTCAGCCAGTACGATGGCGCGGGCAACGTGACCAACCGCACCTGGAAGAATGCGCTCGGCCAGATCATCCAGACCCAGAGCCTCTCGTGGGATGGCTTGGGACAACTGGTCAGAGTCAATCAGCGGGATGTCAATAACAACGGGTTTAATTTTGAGTCCTACTTTGACGGCGCGGGACGGCAGGTCCGCACCATTGAGACCACGGTGACCAACAACGTGGCGCTCTCTTCCAATCCCGCGCCGGTGACGGTCACCTATACCTACGACCCGCAGGTGGAGTTCTTGATTGTGGGCATCGGCATCAGCCAGGGGATGAATGCGCGCCAGGATACGCTCGTTTATGGCCCGGATGTGAGCGGCACTTACGGGGGGATGCACGGGGTGGGTGGACTGGAGACGGTGACGAGCCTTCCCTTCAACAGCTCCGCCGTCCTGCTCAATGACGCCTTTGGCAACATCCTGGGCGCAGTGACCAATGGCACCGTGGCCTGGAACGCCTCGCGGGTGAACCTTTATGGACCAGTGGAAGGCTACGCTCCGCCCCGCCTGTCGTTAAGCGCACCTGCTTACGCGAGCTTGGCCTGGCGCACCCGCTCCATTACGCCTGCGGGCCTGTTCCAGTTGGGCACCAGACCGTATGACCCCGTTCGCCGCGCCTTCCTGAGCGGTGATCCTTTGGGACACAAATCTGATCCTGCGCTCAATACTGCGTTCAATGGCAATCCAGCGGTGTATTTTGATGCCGATGGGAGGGTTGCCACTCGCTGGGCTGGGAACAACTTTGCCGAAGCTGCTGGATTGGCAAACGGCGCTACTGACTGGGGGTTGGACGCGGTAGCGTTCATTGAGATGTCCAGTTCTACCGGTGTCGCCCTCAGTCTTCAAGGCGATGTGACTCCCCTTACCAGCGCTGCTCGAGACGCTGAAAACGCTGCCTTTAGCCGAATCACGCAGAATTTCACTGCCGAACAGGGCTATCACTTTGGAGCGGGTTATTTTGTGGGTGATTTTGCTCCGAATCTAATTCCCGCGGGAGGAGAGGCGGCTGGCGGAGAGTTCGCTGCAAGATGGATGACAGCACTGATGGAGCGGTTCCCAATCCTGGAAACAGATGTGGGGGCTACACTTAGCCGGTGGCTTGGTGCCGAGGCTGAGAATATGACAAAGAACGCTCCACAAGAGTTTGCGAATTGGGGTGGAGAATTTGTCAATGACATGCCGCATTCCAGTCCTAAACAGAATGTTGTCCCACCACAGTTACCGGAAGGCGTTGATTATGAAGCAGAACGTCTTGCAGCTCGAGGTGTACCAAAAAATACTTCGGTTTTTCAACCAACACCTGAGCAAACTCAAACCGCGGCATTTCAAATAATCGTAGGGCCACCAAAATACACTCCAGGCGGCCAACTTATAGGAACTATTTCAGACGGCGCTCGAAATGGACTGCTTGAAATCAAAGGAGGCTCAAGCACTCTGTATTCCACCTATCAAATGCGCTTGCAAGTTTACAATTCAGTCGTGAACAATATACCAATGACGATAGAGACCTCGCGCCCCGTGAATCCGACTTTCATGAACTATCTTCAGCGGTGGGGTGTCACAGTTCAGAACCCCAAGTGAACAAGATGAACTATCGTTACACGAAGCATCAGGTCCCGAGAGCGGCATTTCCAGATGCCCAGAGCAGAGATGAGATTTACCTGTTCAAAAATGTCGCAACGCTCAGGGCCACCTATCAAGTACGCTTGCTAACCTTCCTAGCTTCTGAAACTGGGAGAAAGCTAGTAATTGATGTTCCCAAACACTTTAAACCACACGCGTCACTAGCCAGGCTTATGAAGGAGTGTCCGAAAGCCCTTCGGATCGAGAAAGGATTGAAGTGAGCCTATATCTCTGCGTATTTGATGAAGACGACGAGATCGACGGTTTGGACGTTGGGGCATACTCAGATTTCGCGCATTTCCGCAATACGATAGCACAAGAGTTGGAAGAGGGACGGCCAGGGACACGGTTTCCCACTCTCATGCTGCATTCCGATTGTGATGGTGAATGGAAACCGGATGAGTGTCTCAAACTATCGAGAGAGCTCGAAATCATTGCATCAGAATTAAAGCAGCGTCCACCGAGAGAATTTCATTCGGAATGGCAAAAAGGTGTGGTGAAGAAACTTGGTCTCACCCCACTAAATCTTTATGATTGCTTTATTGATGTAGATGGCGAGCCAATTTTGGAGCGATTAGCTCGTTTGGTGGAGACGGCTAAGCGTAGGCAGTTGCCGATTTTATTCCAGTAGGGCTCAAATGAACTTTTGAGTCAACTATATTAGGCGTGGTGCCTGGGAAAATTAAAAATTGGAGCAAGATAAAAAAGTTCTGGTAAAGAGTTACGTTAAGAGGTTCTTAAAAATGCGCAACATGCTTAAAGGAATTGAGCAATAATGAGGAACCTTGTTGGCATTCATGACACGAGAGGAAATCGAGAATGTGCTGGCATCACTCTTCAAAAAGAGGACTGTGCCGTTCGATTCGGCGACGCCGCAAGATTGGAATAAGTTGAATGAAAAATTCGGAACACATTTCAGCAACGAGTTCATCTTGTTTATGGAACTCGTGAACAAGTATCAATTTCGGGGAGAAATTCTGAACATTACCCGAGGAGGATATTCTAGCAGTAATGATACCATCGCGTTCTCATACGATTTTGAAATGAAGAATGGCGACTGGCAGAAAGATATGATTCCTTTCTATAATATTGGGAACGGTGACTATTTTTGTCTGAGTGCCAGCGCAGGGGAGGATTCTCCGGTTTTTTATTTCTATCATGATGATGGCAGATTTGAACGCTACTCGGATATGGCTTTAGAGAATACAGAAACAGTTGATGCGGTCGGTATCGAGAATAATAGCGATTTCGCAGTTCTCACAATAGCTGATGAGTGGGACTGGCAGGTCGAACGGACGCACTTATTGGCGCTTCAAGCAAAACTAAATGCCTATTTTAGATTCGTTGAAAGCGGACAGATTTTGGAGTCCTATCCCGAAGCAGCAGGGCGACAGCTGGTAATTGATGTTATTGGAAAGTTTCCATTACCGCAGAGTGGGATTGATCTCTTAACGCATGCCTCAGATGCCTGTGCCGGTTTAGGCATCAGAATACGTTATCGTCACTATCCTGGCCCTCAACAATAGGAAAAAGAACTCACGAGCCAACCATAGCACCGGTGGTGCCAATGAAAATTGAACCTTGGAGCAGCTTCTTGATTACGAACCCTTCGTGAGGAAGGAAAGCTCATCTACATCTCACCGAACATCCCAACAGCCTGCCCGCCTCGTGCTGTTGGTCCGGTCAACCCAGAGCGTGGTTTTGCGGGTTTATTTCACTCCGGCACGCCCGGATCGCTTTCGGTAAGGGATGCGACTTCTCCGGTTATGTCGCGCACCTGAAATCAAACTTCCCTTTGCCAAACCAGCGTTTCGTTGAATAGCGATCCGCCACCTTGCGGGGCTATTTGAACGGGCAGGCGCTGGACCTGGCCTATGATGCCCATGGCCCGAGCGCGTGGAGTGCCGATCTGGCCCTGCCCCCTGGCACCAATGCGCTCACGGTTTATGCGGACCATCCCAGTGGTTTATTCACCACCAACACCGCCAGCACCTTCACCGTTCCCACGGGTGCCTTTGATCAGGAAGTAAGCCAGTACGATGGGGCGGGCAACGTGACCAACCGCACCTGGAAGAATTCGCTGAAAGAAATTGCACCTCACCGTCTGTGCCGCTTTTTGATTGACCCAGGTTCACCAGACGGTTCGCGTATTCGATGCTCTCGATTTCCGGCACGAATGCGAGCGTCTATGGCACGCAGATGTCTTGATCCTTCAAACCTGCACTCGCCACTTTCTTACCAGTTTTGTCAGTCAACTCGTAGCGGAACGAAGTATTGAAATTGCCATCGGCATATTCCTTAAATGGCGGTCGATTATCCAAGTCTTGCATCAATTTTTTCGCGGCTTCTACGGAAGCGATTATCTCCTGCAAATCGCCTCCAGTTCAAACTACAAGTGCCGCAATGGTTTGAATTTAAGGATGAATCACGAATAACGATAAATATATATCGGCAAACGATCAATTACCAACTAAGATGAAAATATGAATCGAGGCTCAACAATATTTCTTCAGGTAGTGATCGTGCTCATCGGCATCGGCGCTCTTGCTTTCATGCTTTGGGAGCCTCACGTCGAAGGCACAAATGCGCACGCCACACTGTTTCAGATGTATTTCAATTCCTTTGTGGTGTATGCGTTTATCGGTTCCACCCCGTTTTTCGCGGCGCTCTATCACGCATTCAAGGTGTTGGGATACGTAAGACAAAACAAGACATTCTCGCAGGCAACCGTGAATTCTTTGCGGATCATAAAATATTGCGCACTGGGCCTTATCGGTTTTGTTGCGGCAAGCGTAATTTTCACGATCGGTGGCGACAGGGAAGACAGGCCGGCCGGGCTTTTCATGCGCATCCTCGTTACCTTTCCTTCAATCATCGTCGCCACCGCGGTGACTATATCTGAACGGGTTTTGCAAAATGCCGTGGATATAAAATCCGAGAACGACTTGACGGTATAAGAGGACCAGCATGGCAATCATCATCAATATCGACGTCATGTTGGCGAAGCGGAAGATGAGCGTCACCGAACTCGCCGAAAAAGTCGGCATCACGATGGCCAACATTTCCATCTTGAAAAACGGCAAGGCCAAAGCCGTCCGGTTATCAACCTTGGAGGCGATTTGCAACGCCTTGGAATGCCAGCCCGGTGACGTTTTGGAATATAAAAAGTAAAGCAGTGTCTCCAGGATAAAGTTCGATTGTCCCTTGGACAAAGTTCATCGATTTAGGGTAGGAATGTTTGTCACTCCGTCGCCTCGATTCGCGCACGCGACCAAGGATCTAATCCCATCACCACGCACCTCGTAGGTTGTCCACCCTTCAGGGTGTCCGGCTGCGAAACTCACACCGCACTTCATCTGCGTACGCGGTCCAAGTTTTGAATCCCTCGCGCCAGCTTCCCAACCGGCTTACGGCGAAAACCAAAATGATGGCGAATAATAATTGCTTTGGCCTGATCCCTTTCTGACCCCTTTCCGCGACATTTATCTCTAATAACTTGCACGGCCTTTTCGCCCGTGCTAAAAGAGGGCGTACGACAAACCCAAGGTGATATTATGAATTTAAAATGGCGCTCGGTTGCTTTCCAGATATGGGCGTTACCTTTATTTGCCATCACCCCATTTTGCGCTGCCAGAACGGTTAGTTTCCAGGATTTTTCCTCGACCGCTGGACTGATCCTGCAAGCCAACGCCGCTTCGGCCAACGGACACCTCAGACTGACGCCCGCGATTGCCGGCCGGGGATTGGGCGGCGCCTGGTTGGAAACGAAGCAGCCGGTGAAAAACGGGTTCGAAACGACGTTTCAAATTCAGATCACGGAAAAATATTCTTCGGGTGGAGATGGCATGGCCTTTGTCATCCAGGGCGGCGCAAAACCTGGCGTGGGGCTGACCGGAGGAGAGCTTGGATTTGGGGGAATCACGAATCAATTTGCGGTTCACTTTAAAAACTATCACTGGGGCGACCACCCCACGGACGGCCGGTACGATGAGATCGCCGTGCTGGCAGCTTCTTCCCCCACGGAACCCTTGCGCGACGCACCCGAAAACTTCATCGGCTCGGTAAGCCGGCGGATTGATTACTCCGATGGCGCAGTGCACACTGTGAAAATTCTCTACGTCCCCGGCAACTTGCAGGTGTTTCTGGACGATCTGGCCAATCCATTGATGACGGTCTATGTGAATCTGGCCAAACTGATGAATTTGGATGAAGGCCGGGCATGGGTGGGATTCACGGGATCCGGGGGCGCGGATTGGCAGAACCAGGACGTGGTGAGCTGGTCGTTTAGCTCAAACGACCCGGCACCGCGCTTGAGCGGAGTGACGGCGCCATTGGATTCAAACAATGCCCCCGGGCTCACTCTCCCACACCGGCTGTTCAGCACCCCCAGCCTTTCCATGCCGGAAACAACACCACTATCGGTTGACCACGCTTTCGGATACTCTGTGCCGCCGGGCATTGAGCTGGCGTATCAGATTGAAGCCTCAACCAACCTCG
Proteins encoded in this window:
- a CDS encoding RHS repeat protein; translated protein: MSHNRHGKTGKLRSTPSPQQVLYSGTSDPNITNTFFHNLRGELVESDDAAGRANLYTYDGMGRVESHEVYDELNNRVSAESAYYNENGELTWSDGSQSDPEDYVWRDYDGAGRKVQEVHWRSQADPNAAGAVAPSGDALYSISFFEYDPFGNLIKAIDPRGNYQRMKYDAVGQLIEQRSYAAQTGLALATNRFAYEPGGQVAFATNALGGVTAKRYTYTGKPEFQSTPDGATNAWTYYLDGRLRREFQRNGAFLETTYDDANRTATRIFYSSTGSPLATNASVFDRRGNVIQSVDAASNVFTNIYDGLDRLKISAGPAIMTVIGNTNIPGPGGGLTTNLVQQVVTNFYDAAGIALTNVNAFGEKSVTTRDALGRVVNAAIYASNSVSPVRFSRFVYSADQHFITQWEGTNSQAIPTLYALDNEGRTITTSHYPHYPTTDLVEFTTQDYDAAGNLTQSKQCTRSNSVVTVWSTNAWTYDALNRVSTETTRDGAVTSYGYDALGNLTNRAMPGNLGWSATYNNSSQILTENDSSGAQSTRHLTYSYYPIGNAFAGLPQTVTDDRGVTRTNLYDDYLRVGRAVLTGPLNEQQLTCNWQYDVRGLVTNLTQSFASTNGGPTTVITRAYNAYAQLTSESTTLNGAALNSVSQGWDSAGRRAQSAGMSFQYRADGLLTGVNGATFGYGDNGLMTGRTNNARSMTMDQRDGTGRPLQATTRVNLSPVLTENWTWTGDGMPGSYTAARSDYTDARSFTYGTANRRLTQETLALGSSQTVTNNYTFDNGQAGGLGVLTGQAAGAASWNGGLDAFARVATETNTVLHRTASGSVNGPATLRGYLNGQSLDLAYDVHGPSAWSADLALPPGTNALTVYADHPSGLFTTNTASTFTVPAGAFDQEVSQYDGAGNVTNRTWKNALGQIIQTQSLSWDGLGQLVRVNQRDVNNNGFNFESYFDGAGRQVRTIETTVTNNVALSSNPAPVTVTYTYDPQVEFLIVGIGISQGMNARQDTLVYGPDVSGTYGGMHGVGGLETVTSLPFNSSAVLLNDAFGNILGAVTNGTVAWNASRVNLYGPVEGYAPPRLSLSAPAYASLAWRTRSITPAGLFQLGTRPYDPVRRAFLSGDPLGHKSDPALNTAFNGNPAVYFDADGRVATRWAGNNFAEAAGLANGATDWGLDAVAFIEMSSSTGVALSLQGDVTPLTSAARDAENAAFSRITQNFTAEQGYHFGAGYFVGDFAPNLIPAGGEAAGGEFAARWMTALMERFPILETDVGATLSRWLGAEAENMTKNAPQEFANWGGEFVNDMPHSSPKQNVVPPQLPEGVDYEAERLAARGVPKNTSVFQPTPEQTQTAAFQIIVGPPKYTPGGQLIGTISDGARNGLLEIKGGSSTLYSTYQMRLQVYNSVVNNIPMTIETSRPVNPTFMNYLQRWGVTVQNPK
- a CDS encoding Imm70 family immunity protein; amino-acid sequence: MSLYLCVFDEDDEIDGLDVGAYSDFAHFRNTIAQELEEGRPGTRFPTLMLHSDCDGEWKPDECLKLSRELEIIASELKQRPPREFHSEWQKGVVKKLGLTPLNLYDCFIDVDGEPILERLARLVETAKRRQLPILFQ
- a CDS encoding SMI1/KNR4 family protein, whose amino-acid sequence is MTREEIENVLASLFKKRTVPFDSATPQDWNKLNEKFGTHFSNEFILFMELVNKYQFRGEILNITRGGYSSSNDTIAFSYDFEMKNGDWQKDMIPFYNIGNGDYFCLSASAGEDSPVFYFYHDDGRFERYSDMALENTETVDAVGIENNSDFAVLTIADEWDWQVERTHLLALQAKLNAYFRFVESGQILESYPEAAGRQLVIDVIGKFPLPQSGIDLLTHASDACAGLGIRIRYRHYPGPQQ
- a CDS encoding DUF2975 domain-containing protein — protein: MNRGSTIFLQVVIVLIGIGALAFMLWEPHVEGTNAHATLFQMYFNSFVVYAFIGSTPFFAALYHAFKVLGYVRQNKTFSQATVNSLRIIKYCALGLIGFVAASVIFTIGGDREDRPAGLFMRILVTFPSIIVATAVTISERVLQNAVDIKSENDLTV
- a CDS encoding helix-turn-helix domain-containing protein, with translation MAIIINIDVMLAKRKMSVTELAEKVGITMANISILKNGKAKAVRLSTLEAICNALECQPGDVLEYKK
- a CDS encoding L-type lectin-domain containing protein codes for the protein MNLKWRSVAFQIWALPLFAITPFCAARTVSFQDFSSTAGLILQANAASANGHLRLTPAIAGRGLGGAWLETKQPVKNGFETTFQIQITEKYSSGGDGMAFVIQGGAKPGVGLTGGELGFGGITNQFAVHFKNYHWGDHPTDGRYDEIAVLAASSPTEPLRDAPENFIGSVSRRIDYSDGAVHTVKILYVPGNLQVFLDDLANPLMTVYVNLAKLMNLDEGRAWVGFTGSGGADWQNQDVVSWSFSSNDPAPRLSGVTAPLDSNNAPGLTLPHRLFSTPSLSMPETTPLSVDHAFGYSVPPGIELAYQIEASTNLVSWAPLTNRTFYFRDHDSTNSAIRFYRFVPK